GAAAAGTAATATGGGATGGTTCTGTCCATTCGGTTATATGGACCTTTACATTTACATCTCTTTGCATCACTCCAATATCGCCGTGTAATTTCCAGGTTGAATGGCGGTCATTAATAATTTCATGTCCCGTGTATCCTGGAACAAGTGGTGCCCAGTTATTCATATCGCTGACAAAATCCCATATTCTTTTAATCGGCATATCAAGTTCGACATGATGGATGCTTTGCGCCATGCATGCTAACCTCCTTTATTTATGTAATGAATACATGCAAATTTAATATATGATGCAGTTCTGCTTTTTAGAATAAGTAGTATAGAAATAAGCTTAATTCTTCATAATAAAAGGGAACAGACTAATACTGTTCAACTACACCGAGGGGTGATTGATGATGGCTCGTAACAACAGAAATCAATTGTTAGTGCCTGGTGCGGATAATGCAGTGGACAACATGAAGGAAGAAATTGCAAATGAGCTCAATGTAGAACTTGGAGCTGATACAACTGCACGTGAAAACGGTTCGGTGGGTGGCGAAATGGTCAAACGAATGATCAAAATCGCTGAAGAAAGCATGGTAAATAAAAATAATTAATTAGCAGCAGTTTAGGATACTTCTGTTATGTAAGGAGTATCCTTTTTTAAAGATGAGGATAGGAATAAAAACGGGAGTGGGGCGGCTAGCGACTATGCACTGTATCCTGTAATTGTTCAGATTGCCGAACATTCTTGCTTAGGATATTTACCTAATGCCAATTGGCAAGTCTTCTATAGTGTGTCATAAGATCCGAAAAGTTTTGCGCCCCTTCAGCACTTGATTGACAGGTTTGTTTAAGTACCAAAGTTATCAAAAGCTTCCTATCGTTTCTTTAAGCAACAAAAAAAGAAACCGGCAAAATGCCAATTTCTCTTTATAAATTATTGTTTTACAGGGTTCTTTGCTTCAAGCTTCTGAATCCAGTTAAACGGATCATCTAATTTTCCATATTGGATGCCGGTTATTGTATCATAAACCTTTTGGGAAATATCTCCGGTTTTACCTCCATTGATTACCATGTCCTTACCCTCCCATGATAATTGTGCGATAGGGGAGATAACAGCGGCAGTTCCGGAACCAAATGCTTCTTCCAATAAACCGTCTTGGTGTGCCTGATATAATTCATCCATAGAGATTCGTCGCTCGGATACTGGTATATCCCAATGTTTGAGCAGCTCAATTACAGAATTTCTTGTTATTCCGGCAAGAATACTTCCGTTAAGCTTTGGTGTCACTACTTCTCCATTGATTTTGAAGAATACGTTCATGCTTCCAACTTCCTCGATATACTTTTGTTCGACACCATCTAGCCAAAGAACCTGTGCGAATCCACTTTTGGCAACATCCTCTTGCGCTTTTAAGCTAGCAGCATAGTTTCCGCCAGTTTTTGCTTCTCCAGTACCGCCTTTAACAGCACGAACATACTTGTTTTCAACAGCAATCTTAACAGGGTTAATTCCTTCTTTGTAGTATGCGCCAACAGGTGACAGGATAACAATAAATTTATAATGGCGAGATGGCGCAACACCAAGATAAGGTTCTGTTGAAATAATAAACGGGCGAATATAAAGCGAAGTTCCTCCAGCATCAGGAACCCAGTCTTTATCTACAGATACAAGCTGTTTAATTGCCTTTAATCCGAATTCCTCATCAATCGGCGGGATGCAAAGCCGATCACTGGAAAGGTTTAACCGTTCCAGGTTCTTTTCTGGCCTGAACAGTTGTACTTCTCCGTCTTCTGTACGAAATGCTTTTAATCCTTCGAAAACGGATTGCCCGTAATGAAATATCATGCAGGAAGGATCAATCATTAGAGGTTGATATGGTACAATGCTCGCATTATGCCACCCTAGAGGATCAGAATAATCCATAACAAACATATGATCTGTAAAAGCTCTGCCGAAAATAAGCTGATCAGAATTGGGCTTCTCTTTTTTTGTCTCACTTAGTTGTACGCGAATTGTTTTGTCTTCCATATCAATTATCTCCTTGTTCTAAAAGTTTCTATATATCATAATAGATATTTAGAATTTGTGCAAGACTTAATTTTTAATTAATTTAGTTAAGTTAGTATTATTACGATATGTTAAAATAGAAAAAAGGGCATAAAGGAGATGAAAAATGTTTAAAGCAGTATTTTTTGACTTAGATGATACATTATTATGGGACGAAAAAAGTGTGAAAATTGCTTTCGAAAGGACGTGTGAGCTGGCAGTAAGAAAGTATGGTGTCGATCGAAATGAAATGGAGGCGGCTGTAAGAGAGCAAGCCAGAAAGCTTTATGCTTCGTATGATACATATGAATTTACACAAATGATTGGAATCAATCCTTTTGAGGGACTTTGGGCAAATTTCCTGGATGAAGGTGAAGAGTTTGCTAAATTAAAGGAAATTGCTCCTTTATACCGCAGAGGTGCATGGACAGCAGGACTAAAAGCATTAGGTATTGATGACCCTGAATTTGGATTGGAGCTAGCAGAAGCTTTTCCAATTGAACGAAAGAAGACAGCACTTTTATTCGATGATTCAATTCAAGTATTGGATAAACTGAAAGGACATTATCAGCTGCTGTTGTTAACGAATGGCTCTCCAGATTTGCAGAATACAAAACTTACGATAACGCCGGAATTAGTCGCTTATTTTGATCAAATTGTAATCTCTGGTGATTTCGGAAAAGGAAAGCCGGATGCAACGATTTTTGAACATGCATTAAAGCTGCTTTCGCTTGATAAGGACGAAGTGGTCATGGTAGGAGATAACTTGAATACTGATATACTTGGAGCAAAAAGGGCAGGGGTAACATCTGTATGGTTAAATCGGCATAATAGAAAAGCGGGTGAAATTAAACCAACGTATGAAATTACAAACCTGCTGGAGTTATTGCCAATTCTTGAAGCGTAGGTAACACATAAAAGCACACCATCTTGAATATGATGGTGTGCTTTTAATACTTTATAAATCAATAGATGTTACTTCTTTAATTTCCTCAAGATTTTTTAAATCATCCAGTGCTTCTTTTTCTAAATGTTTATCAATGGTCAGCACCATGATAGCATTCCCGCCAATATCTGAACGGTCTACTTGCATCGTAGCAATATTTATCTGATGCTTTGCAATGGTGCTTCCCATTCGACCGATAACACCAGGCTGGTCAACATGCTGGATAACAACCAGATGGCCTTCTGGAGTAACGTCAACACTGTATTCATCCACTTTCACGATGCGTGGTCCGAATCCGTTTAGCAATGTACCGGCAACTTTGCGTGTCCCTGATTTGCTTTTTACTTCTACTGTGATTAAGTTCGTAAATCCTTTTGTAGTAGAGGTTTTGTTTTCATTCACGATAATTCCTTTTTTATTTGCAAGATATAAAGCATTGACGTCATTTACGTGATCTCCTAAGTGACGTTTTAAGATCCCTTTAATTGTGTTGCGCGTTAATGGCGCTACTTCCATATCTGATAGGTCACCAGAGTAAGAGATATTAATTTCTTCTGCCACTTCCTTCGTCAAATCAATTAAGAAACCTCCTAATTTCTCTGCCAAATGGAAATAAGGTTCGATTTTATGCATCAGCTCACTTGGAACGGATGGAAGGTTGACTGGGTTTTTCACGACATCTCCATTCAAAAAGCTGAGCACGTCGTGACTGACATCAACAGCTACAATTTCCTGCGCTTCAATAGTACTTGCACCTAAATGCGGCGTTGCTACAACTTCTGGCAATTCCAATAACTTATGATCGATAAAAGGTTCTTCCTCAAATACATCAAGTGCTGCTCCAGCAACTTTTTTTGAAACAATCGCATCAAATAATGCGTCCTCATCAATAATTCCGCCACGGGCACAGTTTATAATGTGAACACCTGACTTCATGCGTTCAAAAGCTTCAGCGTTAATAAGATGCCTTGTTTCTTTCATCAATGGAGTATGAACTGTAATAAAGTCGGCTTGCTCAATAACCTCTTCAAGTGATCCGTAGCCGATCCCCATTTTATCTGCTCTTTCTTTTGTTAAAAATGGATCATAGGCAATGACATTCATGCGCTGCCCTTTTGCACGAAATGCAACTTCTGCTCCAATTCTGCCTAACCCAACAACACCGAGTGTCTTATTTTTTAGTTCTACACCGACATATTTTTTACGGTCCCATTTTTTATGTTTTAATGCATGGTAGGCTTGTGGAATATTCCGTGATAATGACATAAGCATCGCAATTGTATGCTCTGCTGCAGAATTGGTATTTCCATTTGGTGCATTGACAACGATAATGCCATTTTCAGTTGCAGCATCAAGGTCTATGTTATCAACACCAACACCAGCACGGCCAATAATTTTTAACTTTGTAGCTTTATTAATTAATTCACGAGTTACTTGTGTTTGACTTCGAACGAGCAAAGCATCAAATTCGCCGATTCGATCATCTAGCTCTTCTTTGCTTAAATTTGTTTCGATGACAAGATTCATATTTGGCGCTTCACGCAATGGCTGAATCCCATCCTCGCTAAGCGGATCACTAATTAAAATGTTAAACATTAGGCTAGTACCCCCTGTTGTAAATAAATTTCCTGAGCTGCACGTATTCCTTGTCCCAACTCAATCTGCTTGCCAACTTTTCTTAAGCTGATTTCTACGATACTGATAATCTGCAGTACATCTGCTGGGGAACAATAGCCCATGTGACCAATTCGGAAAATTTCACCTTGCAGATGCTGCTGCCCGCCAGCAACTGATAAATTAAATTCTTGTTTCATTACTTTTCTTAAATCTTCTGCAGCAAAATCATCCGGTCTGATTGCAGTTACTGTTGGTGAAGCTGCATCATCCGCTGTCAGCAAAGGAATTTCCATTGCCTTAAATGCTGAACGCGTCATGTTTTTCATTAGTTCGTGCCTTGCATAGACATTTTGCAGACCTTCTTCTTCCACAAGATTCAGCACTTGATCTAATCCAAACAGTAAGGATAAAGCTGGTGTGAATGGGGTGGAAGCATCGGCAAGACTTTTACGATATTTTCGCAAATCAAGGTAAAAACGAGCTTGTTCGTTATGTTCAATGATCTTCCATGCTCTTTCACTAACTGCGATAAAGGTTAATCCTGCTGGAAGCATCATTGCTTTTTGTGAACCTGTAACGAGTATATCGATGCCCCACTCATCAACTTCTGTATCAACTCCACCAACACAAGAGACGCCATCGACGATCACAAGTGCATTGGAATTTTCGTGAACAACTGTGCACAATTCTTGAATTGGATTCAGTATACCAGTGGATGTTTCACAATAAGTTGCAAAAACGGCTTTGATATTCGGGTGATCCTTTAAGTATGTTTTTATGTATGCTGGATCAAATGCTGCACCCCACTCTACATCGTAGCGCTGGACGGCAACATCATATGCCTGACAAATCTTCACAAACCGATCGCCGAAAGCACCAGTAACAATAACAAGAACCTCATCACCTGGTTTAACTGTATTAACAACAGCAGTTTCGAGTCCTGCTGTACCACTGCCAGTAACAATTAATACGTCTTGTTCTGTTCCAAAAATTGGTTTCAGTCTTGGCTTGATTCGCTCGATTAATTCTTTTGTTTCTTTTCCACGATGCCCAATCATCGTTTGGTTCATAGCTCGCTGCACACTTGGTGGTATTGGGCTTGGACCGGGTATTCTTAATAAATGCTGATCTGCTAGCATGTTGCACTGCTCCTTTTTTTGAGTTTATATGATTCATTTACACTTGTACGGATGTCATTTTTTGAGAAATGAAATCATTCAAATAGCAACCCATATTAGTTATTCAATATAACAAGTATACAACTGTTGTCAACAAATTTTGCGAAGTAATATTTTTCAGTAAAAATAACCGGAATAAATGTAATCGCTTTATGTATTTATGTAGTTGGATCTGTGATTAATTTATCATTTTCTAACTTAGAACTCCGGTGTGATGAACATTCTGTTTATTTTAACAATTTCATTGAAGTATAGATTGATTAATCATATAATAGTCCGAAAGAAAGGTGGTATTTTCAAATGAGTAAGGATTTGCGTATAAACAGTAATGCTTTTGACGGAACAATGCGGGCCCCAAATCGTGCGATGTTACGGGCTGTTGGTGTTTCGGATGAAGATTTTAAAAAACCAATGGTTGGTGTAGCAAGTACTTGGGCAGAAGTAACACCATGCAATATTCATATTGATGATCTGGCTGTCCGTGCTAAGAAAGGAGTGCGAGAAGCTGGTGGTGTTCCATTGATTTTTAATACGATAACAGTATCCGATGGAATTTCAATGGGGACACAAGGAATGCGATATTCTTTGCCAAGCCGTGATGTGATAGCTGATTCGATTGAAACGGTTGTCGGAGCGGAGAACTTAGATGGTCTTGTGGCAATTGGTGCTTGTGACAAAAATATCCCGGGATGCATGATTGCAATCGCCAATTCAAATGTACCGTCTGTTTTTGTTTATGGCGGAACAATCGCACCTGGAACACATCGGGGAAAAGACATTGACATCGTCTCAGTGTTTGAAGGCGTTGGTAAGCATAACAATGGTGATATTGATGATAACGAACTAAAAGCAATTGAATGCAGTGCATGCCCTGGTGCTGGTGCATGTGGAGGGATGTACACCGCTAATACAATGGCTTCGGCCGTAGAGGCAATGGGAATGAGTCTTCCAGGAAGTTCTTCCAATCCAGCAGAGTCGAAAGAGAAAGAAGAAGATGTAAAAGCTGCTGGACAAGCTGTTTATTCCATGTTGGAAAATAATATTTTTCCAAAAGATATTATGACAAAAGAAGCATTTGAAAATGCGATTACAGTTGTAATGGCACTTGGTGGATCGACCAATGCAATTCTTCACTTGCTTGCAATTGCTCATGCAGCGGAAGTAGATTTAACAATTGATGACTTTAATCGAATGCAGGAAAAAGTGCCGCATCTTGCAGATTTGAAACCTAGTGGGCGCTTTGTGATGCAAGACTTGCATCGAGCAGGTGGGGTGCAAGCAGTTATGAAGCTGCTTCTTGAAAACGGTTATCTGCATGAAGACTGTTTAACAGTAACAGGAAAAACGATTGCTGAAAATCTTGCCGATGCACCATCACTTGCAGATGGTCAGGAAATCATTATGCCTTTTGAAAATCCAAAACGTAAAGATGGACCATTAATTGTTTTAAAAGGGAACTTATCGCCAACAGGAGCGGTTGCAAAAGTATCAGGGGTGAAAGTCACACGGCATACAGGACCGGCACGTGTATTCGATACCGAAAAAGAAGCGACTGCAGCCGTTATGGCGAACGAAATCAATGATGGCGACGTTCTTGTAATTCGATATGTGGGTCCAAAAGGCGGACCAGGTATGCCTGAAATGCTTTCCATATCTAGTATTCTCGTTGGTAAAGGAATGGGAGAGTCTGTTGCTTTGCTAACCGATGGCAGATTCTCAGGCGGCACCCATGGTCTGGTAGTCGGACATATATCGCCAGAAGCACAAGCAGGCGGTCCAATTGCGCTCTTGCAAGAAGGTGACATGGTAACAATTGATTCGAGTGAAAAATTGATTTCCGTCGATCTTTCTGAAACAGAACTGGAAAAACGTCGTATAGACTGGGTAGCTCCACCGTTATACAGTAAAGGGATACTCGGCAAATATGCACATAATGTTTCCTGTTCTTCCAAAGGTGCTGTAACAGATTACTTGAATAGATAATTCATTGCGGGCGTCTGTTTAGATAACAGATGCTCGTTTTTTTAGCAGGCAGAAAAAAGAGAAATTATATCTATCTGCATAAGTGAAAGAAAATCATTTGCCTAAAAGGCATTGAAATGACAAATTTTCTAAGAAAAAATTTAAAATCTATTAGACTATGGGGCTTCAACTTTGTAAACGGATACAAGGAAATAGATTAAATGAAATTATCTAAAAACTTTTTAAAACCCCTTGACTCTTCTCGAAAAACATTATATGATTGACCGCAATATCAAGAATTCAATTAACAAACCTATTTTTCTGAATAACGCATTTTGGTTGTTACTATGAATTTTCTTAATCTTATAACTGTTGATTTAAAACTAAATACAATAACTCGATGACGAGAAAAAAGGAACATGCCACATGTATTCACAGAGAGCTGGGGTTGCTGGAAGCCCAGAAGTACATATTGTTCTGACATCTTCTCTGAGTGCCGTTTTGAACGGAGTGTAAGAACGATGCTTCTATTAGATTCGGTCAGGTGCAATTTCTTGTACCTGTTATCCAAGTGGGCTGATTATCAGCCTGCCGAGGTAGTATTCGTGAGGATGCTATGAACATGGGTGGTACCGTGAAAAGAGGACTCTTTTCTCCCCAATAATTCTGATATTATGCAGATTATAGGGGAGAGAAGGGTCTTTTTTACTTGAAGGGAAATTCACTTCCTGCATAAGTGCAACAAAGGCTGAGTTTTCTAAAAAATAAGGTAAATTGAGGAGGTAGCAGTAGTGAAAGTTGAGGCTAGTCAAGAAGTGGAAATGAAGGGAAAGTTGATAACAGGTGCTGATTTATTAATTAAAACGTTAGTT
This region of Oceanobacillus sp. FSL K6-2867 genomic DNA includes:
- a CDS encoding branched-chain amino acid aminotransferase, coding for MEDKTIRVQLSETKKEKPNSDQLIFGRAFTDHMFVMDYSDPLGWHNASIVPYQPLMIDPSCMIFHYGQSVFEGLKAFRTEDGEVQLFRPEKNLERLNLSSDRLCIPPIDEEFGLKAIKQLVSVDKDWVPDAGGTSLYIRPFIISTEPYLGVAPSRHYKFIVILSPVGAYYKEGINPVKIAVENKYVRAVKGGTGEAKTGGNYAASLKAQEDVAKSGFAQVLWLDGVEQKYIEEVGSMNVFFKINGEVVTPKLNGSILAGITRNSVIELLKHWDIPVSERRISMDELYQAHQDGLLEEAFGSGTAAVISPIAQLSWEGKDMVINGGKTGDISQKVYDTITGIQYGKLDDPFNWIQKLEAKNPVKQ
- a CDS encoding alpha/beta-type small acid-soluble spore protein, whose protein sequence is MARNNRNQLLVPGADNAVDNMKEEIANELNVELGADTTARENGSVGGEMVKRMIKIAEESMVNKNN
- the serA gene encoding phosphoglycerate dehydrogenase, with translation MFNILISDPLSEDGIQPLREAPNMNLVIETNLSKEELDDRIGEFDALLVRSQTQVTRELINKATKLKIIGRAGVGVDNIDLDAATENGIIVVNAPNGNTNSAAEHTIAMLMSLSRNIPQAYHALKHKKWDRKKYVGVELKNKTLGVVGLGRIGAEVAFRAKGQRMNVIAYDPFLTKERADKMGIGYGSLEEVIEQADFITVHTPLMKETRHLINAEAFERMKSGVHIINCARGGIIDEDALFDAIVSKKVAGAALDVFEEEPFIDHKLLELPEVVATPHLGASTIEAQEIVAVDVSHDVLSFLNGDVVKNPVNLPSVPSELMHKIEPYFHLAEKLGGFLIDLTKEVAEEINISYSGDLSDMEVAPLTRNTIKGILKRHLGDHVNDVNALYLANKKGIIVNENKTSTTKGFTNLITVEVKSKSGTRKVAGTLLNGFGPRIVKVDEYSVDVTPEGHLVVIQHVDQPGVIGRMGSTIAKHQINIATMQVDRSDIGGNAIMVLTIDKHLEKEALDDLKNLEEIKEVTSIDL
- the ilvD gene encoding dihydroxy-acid dehydratase — protein: MSKDLRINSNAFDGTMRAPNRAMLRAVGVSDEDFKKPMVGVASTWAEVTPCNIHIDDLAVRAKKGVREAGGVPLIFNTITVSDGISMGTQGMRYSLPSRDVIADSIETVVGAENLDGLVAIGACDKNIPGCMIAIANSNVPSVFVYGGTIAPGTHRGKDIDIVSVFEGVGKHNNGDIDDNELKAIECSACPGAGACGGMYTANTMASAVEAMGMSLPGSSSNPAESKEKEEDVKAAGQAVYSMLENNIFPKDIMTKEAFENAITVVMALGGSTNAILHLLAIAHAAEVDLTIDDFNRMQEKVPHLADLKPSGRFVMQDLHRAGGVQAVMKLLLENGYLHEDCLTVTGKTIAENLADAPSLADGQEIIMPFENPKRKDGPLIVLKGNLSPTGAVAKVSGVKVTRHTGPARVFDTEKEATAAVMANEINDGDVLVIRYVGPKGGPGMPEMLSISSILVGKGMGESVALLTDGRFSGGTHGLVVGHISPEAQAGGPIALLQEGDMVTIDSSEKLISVDLSETELEKRRIDWVAPPLYSKGILGKYAHNVSCSSKGAVTDYLNR
- a CDS encoding SRPBCC family protein, which translates into the protein MAQSIHHVELDMPIKRIWDFVSDMNNWAPLVPGYTGHEIINDRHSTWKLHGDIGVMQRDVNVKVHITEWTEPSHITFQLSGSSESWAGSGYFKAIPLSHTKTQITGSLNITVKGMMGTMVNPVLKTVVPKIGKEFTEKVAAKITEKEKVTATV
- a CDS encoding HAD family hydrolase, with protein sequence MFKAVFFDLDDTLLWDEKSVKIAFERTCELAVRKYGVDRNEMEAAVREQARKLYASYDTYEFTQMIGINPFEGLWANFLDEGEEFAKLKEIAPLYRRGAWTAGLKALGIDDPEFGLELAEAFPIERKKTALLFDDSIQVLDKLKGHYQLLLLTNGSPDLQNTKLTITPELVAYFDQIVISGDFGKGKPDATIFEHALKLLSLDKDEVVMVGDNLNTDILGAKRAGVTSVWLNRHNRKAGEIKPTYEITNLLELLPILEA
- a CDS encoding alanine--glyoxylate aminotransferase family protein, whose product is MLADQHLLRIPGPSPIPPSVQRAMNQTMIGHRGKETKELIERIKPRLKPIFGTEQDVLIVTGSGTAGLETAVVNTVKPGDEVLVIVTGAFGDRFVKICQAYDVAVQRYDVEWGAAFDPAYIKTYLKDHPNIKAVFATYCETSTGILNPIQELCTVVHENSNALVIVDGVSCVGGVDTEVDEWGIDILVTGSQKAMMLPAGLTFIAVSERAWKIIEHNEQARFYLDLRKYRKSLADASTPFTPALSLLFGLDQVLNLVEEEGLQNVYARHELMKNMTRSAFKAMEIPLLTADDAASPTVTAIRPDDFAAEDLRKVMKQEFNLSVAGGQQHLQGEIFRIGHMGYCSPADVLQIISIVEISLRKVGKQIELGQGIRAAQEIYLQQGVLA